The genomic stretch GGTTCctgaatatattaataaaaatgttaTATCTTTCAACAATGCATCAGTAGATGCAATAAAGCTAATAAAGACTTTATTGTGTTTAGTGATCTAATTTGAtttcaatataaatatttatattatgtCAAACAGCAGGTTTATATATAATCGTGGTAACGCCAGCATCCCAGTCTGTGTCTTACGCATTTTAATTCCAGTGATATTAAGGAAACTGTCAACCAAAAACATATGTTTGCGTATCACGCTTATCATATTTTACCACTCAGATTACATTATTTCAAATTAAAATTTGTATAAAACTACACTGCACAAATATAAATTCAAAtttattgcattatttattaCGTATGTAATAGAGTGTCCTTAGTAGGCAATGTTGCTCTATTAGGATTTTAAATATTATTCCATCACAATTTACATACAAGATATATATTGTATTGTTATAATCATTGTGTTAAAGACGGACATTTATTTCTATTCTTTGACAAATAGAAGATGAACAGTATCAGAACAGGATATGAATAGCCCACGATACAGAATATATACATAACAAAATATACATAACAAAATATACAACTCATCTAATTTAAATGCACAATAAGTTGTGCATGATAAGACAGAATACAGAATAAATTCCGTACATTTTTGGATGAATGTAACTATTTATCTTCGAGGTCTTTGTTAAAATTTTGCTGTTGTCTTTTTCTTGTTAAAATGTTTGTACTAAAATATCATACAGTGAACATGTCATTAATGTCTATAATGCCTATGTAGACTCACATAAGCAGGTGCTGATTGAGTCCTAAACTCTTATTAATTCTCGTCAATTCTATTCATTCTTGCCCTGCCTGAAAAATTACTTCATAGGATGTTAACAGTGCTTTTTGCTTTGTACAGGTGCTTTTAAAAGAACCTGTGTATGACATGTACGGTATGCTCACCATTTAAGCATATGCAAACAGCAATACGGGACTGTTACTGAAGGCCACAAACGCCATCTTGAAAGATGGGTTGTACTCAGAGCATCCTGAGACATGTTAGAATCTCCAAAGATCTCTCCTTCAGAGAAAATGGACTGCAGACCAACTCCTTATCTCCTGGATCAGACACAGTGAGTGTTTTCTGGTCTAACCAAGTCACAAGACTATTTCAGGACTAAAGGTTCGATTTCCCACTGTACAAATTTATAAACAGAGTTCATTTGACGGAAACATAGATTAGAATCTgaatatattgtatatttttaagatttattttttttgtccttaTTGTACCCTGGTGATAGTTAAGGGTAATGGACTGCAATTTACTACCAAATTAATAAAACTCTATTATTTGAATTATCTGTTTTGTATATGGTGTGTCGTTTTTTCAGGAACTTGAAGCCAACACATTGGGACCTCCAAATCCTGGTAATTACAATTCAAGTGACACAACTTTTCACTCAAAAACCAAAAATGCAACAATCTGCTAAAGTTGAAAATGTGCAGGTTTAGGAAGGAATTCACCATGACCAGCCAAAATATCAACAGACGCAAAACGCATCACGGAAAACACATTCTCATATTAATAATTCTTGATAAGTTTATGAAACAATGCTAATATGTATCTTTGTATGTTTTTGTTCTTCAGATAGAGATGTTGCTATTGCTCAGTTTGACTTCAATCCAATGAACGACCATGATCTGCAGTTTAAAAAAGGAGACAAACTAAAGATTATACACGAGTAAGTATGAATTTGTTTACGATGATGAGTCAACCACGATTTTTTGATTTTCAGGGCAGCAACCCTGCTGTTCGTAAACTTCCTGTAGCAGATCATAGCTTTGATTAAAAAGGATTCATTAAGTTGAGACGTTTTTCTTGAATGTGCATTCGTCAAGGAAATTAATGAAGTTAATGGTCATGCCGTAATCAAGCCAAACCATGACTGAAATTCATTGAGAATGAAACACAAGATTGaaatgcagtttatttaaaCTCATGTGCAAACAAGCAGACATTTAacttacaaacaaacaaataaataaatatacgtaaataaattaaaaacagaataataataaatcgtTAATGTCATGACATAAAGCAAGACATTTTAGTGTCAATTTAAGCTGATGAAAAATACTATAAAATTCTGgacaaaatataaaatgatcATATGTGTCGATACAAACATTTATTTAATCATGAATCCAACGTGATCGTGAGGGCCTGATATGTAGCTTCTTGTGATTTTTTGCTACATtagaaatataatataaaacgtCTAttgtgctatatatatatatatatatatatatatatatatatattatattctaatataatataatataatataaatatatattataattataattatacacCCTTTGCCTGTTTTAAGCAGTAATAGTTTTTTTCCGTGTCAAAATCATTATCATTTCTTTACAGGAAAGGAGACTGGTGGTTGGCTAAATCTTTGGTCACTGGGGAAGAAGGATACATTCCCAGAACTCATGTGGCCAAACTGGAGTCTCTGGAAATGGAAAGGTGAGAAGCGAGTGGCACGTCGCGCGGCGGCTGAGAAACGCCGATATCTTAGCGGTTTGTGTTCGTGCTCCGCAGGTGGTTCTTCAAAAACTTGAGCCGTAAAGAAACAGAGCGTTTGCTGTTGGCCCCAGGAAACAAAGTCGGAGCCTTTTTAATCCGAGAAAGCGAGACAAATAAAGGTCTGTATGACTTTTTGTTGTTGTCGCTTGACTTGTGATAATAATCTACTACAACCTGCAGCTTTGACTTTACTTCATCTGAGCCATGATACCACTACAGTCTAATTAAGTCAACAAATTCCAATAGTCATAATTAGGAAGAACATTTTTAGGCCATGTAAAAAAAGCAAGACCGATTTGTCATATTAATCAAACAAATGTTCAATGATGTATCAtgacaatatccatccatccatccattttccaaaccgcttatcctattgggtcgcggggggtccggagcctatcccagaagcaatgggcacgaggcagggaataacccaggatggggggccagcccatcgcagggcacactcacacaccattcactcacacatgcacacctatgggcaatttagcgacgccaattagcctcagcatgtttttggactgtggggggaaaccggagtacccggagaaaaccccatgacgacatggggagaacatgcaaactccacacacatgtgacccaggcggagactcgaacccgggtcccagaggtgtgaggcacgaTTACACCAATGtgatcaaaaaaactaaaaatgtcaaaaaggtTCATatgtagtttggttacttatggttaaagttcGGGCTGAGTAGGAGTTAAGGTCGTGTTAGGATCAGAGGTTTCCCCACAGAaatgagagtccccacaaagttatTATAATaaacctgtgtgtttgtgtgtgtgtgtgtgtgtgtgtgttttgggcaTCAGTACTAATGTACATGAAAGTGTGCAGATGTACAGACTAAAGACTAATATTAGCTGCTTTGTTAACTGTACTAATAAAAAGTtccatttatatagcgcctttctcaCACTCTTTTGATGAAACTATAGCCTTGTACTAAAAATAATGAAACTTAAAATTGTCTGTGTTGATTAAACCACTAATGtacatttctttaaaaaagTGTATATCAGCTGCAAAGAGTTTTCCCTCCCCAGGGGCCTTCTCTCTGTCTATCAAAGACATTGTGCCCGGGCAAGGACATGCGGTCAAACACTACAAAATACGTTCACTTGACGATGGAGGATTCTACATCTCTCCAAAAATCACCTTTCCATCACTGTCGGAGCTAGTGAAGTATTATTCCAGTAAGCCGAATGATATTTGTATGTCAAACTGTTCATTGGGCAGATGGGCAATGTAGAATAATTAAAGAAGTAAATGTACCAATAATatgctatctatctatctatctatctatctatctatctatctatctatctatctatctatctatctatttctcGGAGGAACAATGTCACCATTGTCTCCTATTGATAATGTGTATCATTATATTATGACAATATGTttcatctgaattacatttctcTGCAAAACTACCAGAAACAGCAGGTGGCCTTTGTCAGCAGCTGACCATGCCATGTAAatccatcatgccccagtgccCCTGGGGACAAGACAACTGGGAGATTCCCCGTGAATCACTGAagatggtgaggaaactgggcgCTGGTCAGTTCGGAGAAGTCTGGATGGGTGAGGAGTGATATCAGAAACCTACTCAACAATCGATATGTTACCGCAGTGATTCTGACACCAAGCTAGCAAGCCTGGGTTGTTGTGTGACGTGGTCCTGACCCACGGTACAGGAGACTGGGCCTCTATGGAACGCCATGGGGCATCAAACCCTCTGAATCAACCTGTCAGATTTGAGTCTTAAGACACAGAAAATGAACGTGTTAACACGTTGGAAAAAATATGTGTTAAAAATATGAGATGTTGATGTCGATTTTGATGCTGACGGTGTTCCATAGCGCTCAGATCATGCTATCTTTCAATGGCGCTACGACTGATCGCACAGCTATATTTGTCATACTTTtagttagcataattagcagTGAGATGTAATGGGGGGATGGGTGGTTTTTGGTACATTCCGGAAACCTTGATTAGAGTTCGACTTTGAGTAATGAAGGAAGACACTTCCCAGTGATGTAAGAGATCGAGATCTGAATATTGCAGTAGCTGCACACAATCCCTAGATGTCACTATAAACAATAAATTACTATGTGCAAAAAGCCTTAAATGCTAAGTTGAATTAGTTGTTGAACCATAAACATTTTGTTTATTCAGGACAGAAACCCAACAGTAACTGGATTTGAATTgtttcatatataaatatatgcacTGCAAAGCTTCATAGCAAGGTAAAAAAATTGCTCCCCACTTAGGGTTCTATAAGAACAAGCAGAAGGTGGCCATTAAAACTCTCAAAGAGGGCAGTATGGAGCCTGAAGCTTTTCTGCAGGAAGCCAACCTGATGAAGCAGCTGCAGCATGACAAGCTGGTGCGTCTTTATGCTGTCGTCACCAAGATACCCATCCTCATTGTGACGGAGTATATGGAGAAAGGTGAGCATCCTTCTGTGCCTGGAGCTGAGCTAGTAACTAAAAACATAGCGTATTGTGCCATTATCATGTAGCTGTTTTCAAGGCTACAAACAAAGTGCTAAtactgtatccatccatccatccatccatttcctaccACTTTTCCGGGTTGGGTCgtaggggcagcagtctaagcagggatacccagacttccctctccccagccacttcgtccagctcctccgggggaatcctgaggtgttcccaggccagccgagagacatagtctctccagtgtgtcctgggtcttccccggagcctcctcccagtgggacatgcctggaacacctcaccagggaggcgtccaggaggcatcctgaccagatgcccgagccacctcatctagcTCCTCTTGATGTGGAAGAGCAGCGTCTCTACTCTTAGTCTCGCATGAATGACCAAGCTCCTCTCCCTATCTCTAAAGCAGAACCCAGCCACCCAGTGGAGGAAACCCATTTTGACCGCTTGTATTCGTGATCTCATTCTTTCttgtcactacccacagctttgccttttggcatcagctctttcttcaccatgacagactgatgcAGTGCCTGCATACTTAACTCCTTCACTTGGGGAAGGTctccggagagagcactccacccttttagGATGAGGACCTTGGTcttggatttggaggtgctgattttcatcccagccacttcacactcggctgtgaactgctccagtgagagggCCAACAGaaggacatcatctgcaaaaagtagagacctaatcctgaggtcacaaaactggacaccctcaacgccatgcctgcgcctagaaattctgtccataaaagttatgaacagaattggtgacaaagggcagccctggcggagtccaaccctcaccgggagcgagtccgacttactgccgacaatgcggaccaggctctggcaccggtcatacagggaccaaacagcccttataaggtatcccggcaccccatactcccagagcactccccacaggattcCCCAAGGGATacagtcgaatgccttctccaagtcca from Brienomyrus brachyistius isolate T26 chromosome 14, BBRACH_0.4, whole genome shotgun sequence encodes the following:
- the LOC125707730 gene encoding tyrosine-protein kinase Blk-like, which encodes MGCTQSILRHVRISKDLSFRENGLQTNSLSPGSDTELEANTLGPPNPDRDVAIAQFDFNPMNDHDLQFKKGDKLKIIHEKGDWWLAKSLVTGEEGYIPRTHVAKLESLEMERWFFKNLSRKETERLLLAPGNKVGAFLIRESETNKGAFSLSIKDIVPGQGHAVKHYKIRSLDDGGFYISPKITFPSLSELVKYYSKTAGGLCQQLTMPCKSIMPQCPWGQDNWEIPRESLKMVRKLGAGQFGEVWMGFYKNKQKVAIKTLKEGSMEPEAFLQEANLMKQLQHDKLVRLYAVVTKIPILIVTEYMEKGSLLDFLKTDEGNQLGLSTLIDMSAQIAEGMAYIEVNNYIHRDLRAANVLVSETLHCKIADFGLARIIDNEYTAQEGAKFPIKWTAPEAINYGTFSIKSDVWSFGILLTEIVTYGRVPYPGMTNPEVVRNLSRNYRMPSPDKCPVELYEIMLQCWRNTPEERPTFEYLQDTLEDFFIATERQYEFEP